The following coding sequences are from one Capsicum annuum cultivar UCD-10X-F1 chromosome 3, UCD10Xv1.1, whole genome shotgun sequence window:
- the LOC107863990 gene encoding BTB/POZ domain-containing protein At1g03010 isoform X3, giving the protein MEMTEDISEKNLEIRTEVFLKDAVFPNISNSISVLHHCETLLPVSEEVNLVSRLINAIANNACKEQLTSGLSKLEYNFPPKPVQCVDSETPSDWWGKSLAMLNLDFFQRVLSAVKTKGLKQDIISKILINYAQNSLQGLFIKDPQLVKGSFLDLDLQKRQRIIVETIAGLLPTQSRKSTVPMAFLSSLLKSAIVASASTSCRSDLERRIGLQLDQAILEDILIPANPHGNNHSPLYDIDSILRIFSFFLNLDEDDEEDNPLRDESEMVYDFDSPGSPKHSSIVKVSKLLDNYLAEVALDPNLTPSKYIALAELLPDHARLVYDGLYRAVDIFLKVHPNIKDSERYRLCKTIDCQKLSQEACSHAAQNERLPVQMAVQVLYFEQIRLRNAMNGGHNQFFGMNNQFPQRSGSGAGSGCISPRDNYASVRRENRELKLEVARMRMRLTDLEKDHVSMKQELVKSHPANKLFKSFTKKLSKLNALFRIRDFKPIGGKANSESRLLFQKRRRHSVS; this is encoded by the exons ATGGAAATGACAGAAGATATCTCCGAGAAAAACCTGGAAATTCGTACTGAGGTATTCCTTAAGGATGCAGTATTTCCAAACATATCCAACTCGATATCTGTTCTTCATCACTGTGAAACATTACTACCGGTATCTGAAGAAGTCAATCTTGTTAGCCGGTTAATTAACGCAATTGCAAACAATGCCTGTAAAGAGCAGCTAACATCTGGTTTGTCAAAGCTAGAGTATAATTTTCCACCCAAACCAGTTCAATGCGTTGATTCTGAGACACCATCAGACTGGTGGGGAAAATCACTCGCGATGCTAAATCTGGATTTCTTTCAGAGAGTTCTGTCGGCAGTAAAAACAAAAGGTCTTAAACAAGACATTATCagcaaaattttgataaattatgccCAAAATTCTCTTCAGGGCTTGTTTATCAAGGACCCTCAGTTGGTTAAAggaagtttcttggatttggattTGCAGAAAAGACAAAGGATCATCGTCGAAACAATAGCTGGCTTACTACCAACACAATCCAGGAAAAGCACAGTGCCAATGGCTTTTCTTTCAAGCTTGTTAAAATCTGCAATAGTAGCATCAGCATCGACTTCCTGCAGGTCTGATCTAGAGAGGCGCATTGGTCTGCAGCTAGATCAAGCAATTCTTGAAGATATTCTCATACCTGCAAATCCTCATGGAAACAACCACAGCCCTCTCTATGACATAGATTCTATCTTGaggatcttttcttttttcttgaatttggatgaggatgatgaagaggatAATCCACTGCGAGATGAAAGTGAAATGGTTTACGACTTTGATAGTCCTGGATCTCCCAAACATAGCTCAATCGTTAAGGTGTCAAAATTATTGGACAATTATTTGGCAGAAGTTGCACTAGATCCGAACCTAACACCATCGAAGTATATAGCACTGGCAGAGTTACTTCCAGACCATGCACGTCTAGTTTATGATGGATTATATCGAGCTGTAGATATTTTCCTCAAG GTTCATCCCAACATTAAGGACTCTGAACGCTATAGACTCTGTAAAACTATTGACTGCCAGAAACTATCGCAAGAAGCTTGCAGTCACGCAGCTCAAAATGAACGTTTGCCTGTGCAAATGGCAGTCCAAGTGCTATACTTTGAACAAATCAGACTGAGAAATGCGATGAATGGGGGGCATAATCAGTTCTTTGGAATGAATAATCAGTTCCCTCAGCGTTCAGGCAGTGGAGCGGGAAGCGGATGTATATCTCCTAGAGATAACTACGCATCAGTCAGGAGAGAAAATAGAGAACTGAAGCTCGAGGTTGCAAGAATGAGAATGAGGCTTACAGATTTAGAAAAAGATCACGTCTCCATGAAACAGGAGCTAGTAAAGTCACATCCTGCCAATAAGTTGTTCAAGTCATTCACCAAGAAATTAAGCAAGCTCAATGCACTATTCCGAATAAGAGATTTTAAGCCTATAGGGGGGAAAGCTAACTCAGAAAGTCGATTACTCTTTCAGAAGAGAAGGCGTCATTCAGTTTCTTGA
- the LOC107863990 gene encoding BTB/POZ domain-containing protein At1g03010 isoform X1, which produces MGVVTVAELKPSISGKRSFRPSSSARHITDWPISDVSSDLTIEVGSASFALHKFPLVSRSGRIRKLLLEAKDTKVSRINLTGLPGGSDAFELAAKFCYGVNVEITISNVALLRCATRFMEMTEDISEKNLEIRTEVFLKDAVFPNISNSISVLHHCETLLPVSEEVNLVSRLINAIANNACKEQLTSGLSKLEYNFPPKPVQCVDSETPSDWWGKSLAMLNLDFFQRVLSAVKTKGLKQDIISKILINYAQNSLQGLFIKDPQLVKGSFLDLDLQKRQRIIVETIAGLLPTQSRKSTVPMAFLSSLLKSAIVASASTSCRSDLERRIGLQLDQAILEDILIPANPHGNNHSPLYDIDSILRIFSFFLNLDEDDEEDNPLRDESEMVYDFDSPGSPKHSSIVKVSKLLDNYLAEVALDPNLTPSKYIALAELLPDHARLVYDGLYRAVDIFLKVHPNIKDSERYRLCKTIDCQKLSQEACSHAAQNERLPVQMAVQVLYFEQIRLRNAMNGGHNQFFGMNNQFPQRSGSGAGSGCISPRDNYASVRRENRELKLEVARMRMRLTDLEKDHVSMKQELVKSHPANKLFKSFTKKLSKLNALFRIRDFKPIGGKANSESRLLFQKRRRHSVS; this is translated from the exons ATGGGAGTTGTCACTGTTGCTGAATTGAAGCCAAGCATATCTGGGAAGAGATCTTTTCGTCCAAGTTCTAGTGCCAGACATATTACTGATTG GCCAATATCTGATGTTTCGAGTGATCTTACTATAGAAGTCGGATCAGCCAGTTTTGCTCTTCACAAG TTCCCTCTGGTTTCGCGAAGTGGAAGAATTAGAAAGCTGCTGCTAGAGGCGAAGGATACAAAggtttcaagaatcaatcttacTGGTCTTCCTGGCGGATCTGATGCATTTGAACTTGCTGCAAAGTTCTGCTATGGAGTGAACGTTGAGATTACCATATCAAACGTGGCGTTACTCAGATGTGCAACCAGGTTCATGGAAATGACAGAAGATATCTCCGAGAAAAACCTGGAAATTCGTACTGAGGTATTCCTTAAGGATGCAGTATTTCCAAACATATCCAACTCGATATCTGTTCTTCATCACTGTGAAACATTACTACCGGTATCTGAAGAAGTCAATCTTGTTAGCCGGTTAATTAACGCAATTGCAAACAATGCCTGTAAAGAGCAGCTAACATCTGGTTTGTCAAAGCTAGAGTATAATTTTCCACCCAAACCAGTTCAATGCGTTGATTCTGAGACACCATCAGACTGGTGGGGAAAATCACTCGCGATGCTAAATCTGGATTTCTTTCAGAGAGTTCTGTCGGCAGTAAAAACAAAAGGTCTTAAACAAGACATTATCagcaaaattttgataaattatgccCAAAATTCTCTTCAGGGCTTGTTTATCAAGGACCCTCAGTTGGTTAAAggaagtttcttggatttggattTGCAGAAAAGACAAAGGATCATCGTCGAAACAATAGCTGGCTTACTACCAACACAATCCAGGAAAAGCACAGTGCCAATGGCTTTTCTTTCAAGCTTGTTAAAATCTGCAATAGTAGCATCAGCATCGACTTCCTGCAGGTCTGATCTAGAGAGGCGCATTGGTCTGCAGCTAGATCAAGCAATTCTTGAAGATATTCTCATACCTGCAAATCCTCATGGAAACAACCACAGCCCTCTCTATGACATAGATTCTATCTTGaggatcttttcttttttcttgaatttggatgaggatgatgaagaggatAATCCACTGCGAGATGAAAGTGAAATGGTTTACGACTTTGATAGTCCTGGATCTCCCAAACATAGCTCAATCGTTAAGGTGTCAAAATTATTGGACAATTATTTGGCAGAAGTTGCACTAGATCCGAACCTAACACCATCGAAGTATATAGCACTGGCAGAGTTACTTCCAGACCATGCACGTCTAGTTTATGATGGATTATATCGAGCTGTAGATATTTTCCTCAAG GTTCATCCCAACATTAAGGACTCTGAACGCTATAGACTCTGTAAAACTATTGACTGCCAGAAACTATCGCAAGAAGCTTGCAGTCACGCAGCTCAAAATGAACGTTTGCCTGTGCAAATGGCAGTCCAAGTGCTATACTTTGAACAAATCAGACTGAGAAATGCGATGAATGGGGGGCATAATCAGTTCTTTGGAATGAATAATCAGTTCCCTCAGCGTTCAGGCAGTGGAGCGGGAAGCGGATGTATATCTCCTAGAGATAACTACGCATCAGTCAGGAGAGAAAATAGAGAACTGAAGCTCGAGGTTGCAAGAATGAGAATGAGGCTTACAGATTTAGAAAAAGATCACGTCTCCATGAAACAGGAGCTAGTAAAGTCACATCCTGCCAATAAGTTGTTCAAGTCATTCACCAAGAAATTAAGCAAGCTCAATGCACTATTCCGAATAAGAGATTTTAAGCCTATAGGGGGGAAAGCTAACTCAGAAAGTCGATTACTCTTTCAGAAGAGAAGGCGTCATTCAGTTTCTTGA
- the LOC107863990 gene encoding BTB/POZ domain-containing protein At1g03010 isoform X2 — translation MLSEELRFHRLNLDSFKTPYIQHCILEMPISDVSSDLTIEVGSASFALHKFPLVSRSGRIRKLLLEAKDTKVSRINLTGLPGGSDAFELAAKFCYGVNVEITISNVALLRCATRFMEMTEDISEKNLEIRTEVFLKDAVFPNISNSISVLHHCETLLPVSEEVNLVSRLINAIANNACKEQLTSGLSKLEYNFPPKPVQCVDSETPSDWWGKSLAMLNLDFFQRVLSAVKTKGLKQDIISKILINYAQNSLQGLFIKDPQLVKGSFLDLDLQKRQRIIVETIAGLLPTQSRKSTVPMAFLSSLLKSAIVASASTSCRSDLERRIGLQLDQAILEDILIPANPHGNNHSPLYDIDSILRIFSFFLNLDEDDEEDNPLRDESEMVYDFDSPGSPKHSSIVKVSKLLDNYLAEVALDPNLTPSKYIALAELLPDHARLVYDGLYRAVDIFLKVHPNIKDSERYRLCKTIDCQKLSQEACSHAAQNERLPVQMAVQVLYFEQIRLRNAMNGGHNQFFGMNNQFPQRSGSGAGSGCISPRDNYASVRRENRELKLEVARMRMRLTDLEKDHVSMKQELVKSHPANKLFKSFTKKLSKLNALFRIRDFKPIGGKANSESRLLFQKRRRHSVS, via the exons ATGCTCTCCGAAGAGTTAAGGTTTCATCGTTTGAATTTAGATAGCTTTAAGACTCCATACATCCAGCATTGTATTCTTGAGAT GCCAATATCTGATGTTTCGAGTGATCTTACTATAGAAGTCGGATCAGCCAGTTTTGCTCTTCACAAG TTCCCTCTGGTTTCGCGAAGTGGAAGAATTAGAAAGCTGCTGCTAGAGGCGAAGGATACAAAggtttcaagaatcaatcttacTGGTCTTCCTGGCGGATCTGATGCATTTGAACTTGCTGCAAAGTTCTGCTATGGAGTGAACGTTGAGATTACCATATCAAACGTGGCGTTACTCAGATGTGCAACCAGGTTCATGGAAATGACAGAAGATATCTCCGAGAAAAACCTGGAAATTCGTACTGAGGTATTCCTTAAGGATGCAGTATTTCCAAACATATCCAACTCGATATCTGTTCTTCATCACTGTGAAACATTACTACCGGTATCTGAAGAAGTCAATCTTGTTAGCCGGTTAATTAACGCAATTGCAAACAATGCCTGTAAAGAGCAGCTAACATCTGGTTTGTCAAAGCTAGAGTATAATTTTCCACCCAAACCAGTTCAATGCGTTGATTCTGAGACACCATCAGACTGGTGGGGAAAATCACTCGCGATGCTAAATCTGGATTTCTTTCAGAGAGTTCTGTCGGCAGTAAAAACAAAAGGTCTTAAACAAGACATTATCagcaaaattttgataaattatgccCAAAATTCTCTTCAGGGCTTGTTTATCAAGGACCCTCAGTTGGTTAAAggaagtttcttggatttggattTGCAGAAAAGACAAAGGATCATCGTCGAAACAATAGCTGGCTTACTACCAACACAATCCAGGAAAAGCACAGTGCCAATGGCTTTTCTTTCAAGCTTGTTAAAATCTGCAATAGTAGCATCAGCATCGACTTCCTGCAGGTCTGATCTAGAGAGGCGCATTGGTCTGCAGCTAGATCAAGCAATTCTTGAAGATATTCTCATACCTGCAAATCCTCATGGAAACAACCACAGCCCTCTCTATGACATAGATTCTATCTTGaggatcttttcttttttcttgaatttggatgaggatgatgaagaggatAATCCACTGCGAGATGAAAGTGAAATGGTTTACGACTTTGATAGTCCTGGATCTCCCAAACATAGCTCAATCGTTAAGGTGTCAAAATTATTGGACAATTATTTGGCAGAAGTTGCACTAGATCCGAACCTAACACCATCGAAGTATATAGCACTGGCAGAGTTACTTCCAGACCATGCACGTCTAGTTTATGATGGATTATATCGAGCTGTAGATATTTTCCTCAAG GTTCATCCCAACATTAAGGACTCTGAACGCTATAGACTCTGTAAAACTATTGACTGCCAGAAACTATCGCAAGAAGCTTGCAGTCACGCAGCTCAAAATGAACGTTTGCCTGTGCAAATGGCAGTCCAAGTGCTATACTTTGAACAAATCAGACTGAGAAATGCGATGAATGGGGGGCATAATCAGTTCTTTGGAATGAATAATCAGTTCCCTCAGCGTTCAGGCAGTGGAGCGGGAAGCGGATGTATATCTCCTAGAGATAACTACGCATCAGTCAGGAGAGAAAATAGAGAACTGAAGCTCGAGGTTGCAAGAATGAGAATGAGGCTTACAGATTTAGAAAAAGATCACGTCTCCATGAAACAGGAGCTAGTAAAGTCACATCCTGCCAATAAGTTGTTCAAGTCATTCACCAAGAAATTAAGCAAGCTCAATGCACTATTCCGAATAAGAGATTTTAAGCCTATAGGGGGGAAAGCTAACTCAGAAAGTCGATTACTCTTTCAGAAGAGAAGGCGTCATTCAGTTTCTTGA